The Patescibacteria group bacterium genome window below encodes:
- a CDS encoding PKD domain-containing protein, with translation MKKLILVPLLLTVLIFGCEKFENPAAPPSGGNEVNFTLTSPSGGSLNDSLAAGQLGLLSAITNLQNIISYTWTFGDGTTDTGRVVSKKYNSTGAYNICLTVQTTGQTYNYCRVIYVYSPGVGASKPLFIGLPGTQIGNEWYVGYANLKEAVEIVCTPTAPFIVFSEVAGWFPLNLVRDTIINGHSYYVYWELVSNNQIRKFAYGGNFPANCYAWMAPNPPHWSSAYWVQAESKLCVKWVNGIAHTISGDPTNLPGMTGDVGASPVARFDISLNGDTVKIFLNKDRLTTPHTSVFQVNSITGLNSPQTLNNNSTAPGFPDWWLVRIHKNSLPTSGIVQIKYGRNWGSNVVWATIQHSVAYNQSQGVLEVRVLELGGRGVSITAYKAF, from the coding sequence ATGAAAAAATTAATTTTAGTACCACTACTTCTTACAGTCTTAATTTTTGGCTGTGAGAAGTTTGAAAACCCCGCAGCACCTCCATCCGGTGGAAATGAAGTCAATTTTACATTGACTAGTCCGTCAGGTGGTTCACTTAACGATAGTTTAGCCGCGGGACAATTAGGTCTATTGTCGGCTATAACCAACCTCCAAAATATCATAAGTTATACATGGACGTTTGGAGACGGCACTACTGATACCGGTAGGGTTGTATCTAAAAAATACAATTCAACTGGAGCTTACAATATTTGTTTAACAGTTCAAACCACTGGTCAGACATATAATTACTGCAGAGTAATTTATGTCTATAGTCCAGGAGTCGGTGCTTCAAAACCACTTTTCATTGGACTGCCTGGAACCCAGATAGGCAACGAATGGTATGTCGGCTATGCTAACTTAAAAGAAGCTGTGGAAATAGTATGTACTCCTACAGCACCGTTTATCGTCTTTTCGGAAGTAGCGGGTTGGTTTCCTTTAAATCTTGTTAGGGATACAATTATTAATGGACATAGTTACTATGTTTACTGGGAATTAGTATCTAACAACCAGATTAGGAAATTTGCCTACGGAGGCAATTTTCCCGCAAACTGTTATGCCTGGATGGCACCGAACCCTCCACATTGGTCGTCTGCCTATTGGGTACAGGCAGAGTCAAAGCTTTGTGTTAAGTGGGTCAATGGTATAGCGCATACTATATCAGGTGATCCGACAAATTTGCCAGGAATGACAGGTGATGTAGGAGCCAGTCCTGTCGCGAGATTTGACATATCTCTTAACGGGGATACTGTTAAAATCTTTCTCAATAAAGACAGATTAACGACTCCGCATACTTCGGTTTTTCAAGTCAATAGTATTACTGGCTTGAATTCTCCGCAAACACTGAACAATAATTCTACCGCTCCAGGATTTCCGGACTGGTGGTTAGTGCGAATACATAAAAACTCCTTACCAACTTCCGGTATAGTCCAAATTAAATATGGACGAAACTGGGGATCAAATGTTGTTTGGGCAACCATACAACATTCCGTGGCTTATAACCAAAGTCAGGGTGTACTCGAAGTGAGAGTACTTGAACTTGGTGGAAGGGGGGTTAGTATAACCGCCTACAAAGCTTTCTAA
- a CDS encoding nucleotidyl transferase AbiEii/AbiGii toxin family protein yields MIIHLKTLTKEAKKLLPSLNEFKGDFYLAGGTGLSLLIGHRVSVDFDLFTEKTIKKSLITKVNKIFKDFPLQIMVSHEKELTVLVNSVKITFLHYPFPLVAPLRKTEYVSILSAKEILATKAYTIGRRDEMKDYIDLYCGLKKKIASLKEIIDSALKKFGSEFNDRIFLEQLLYFDDIVETDIIMFDFKKPTKKELLNFFSKEVNKLKMKNY; encoded by the coding sequence ATGATAATTCATCTTAAAACATTAACTAAAGAAGCTAAAAAGTTGTTGCCTTCTTTAAATGAGTTTAAAGGAGATTTTTATTTGGCTGGCGGGACGGGGTTGTCTCTCTTGATTGGACACCGTGTTTCTGTTGATTTTGATCTTTTTACTGAAAAAACAATCAAGAAAAGCTTGATCACTAAGGTTAATAAAATTTTTAAAGATTTTCCATTGCAAATAATGGTTTCTCATGAAAAAGAGTTAACGGTTTTGGTTAATTCCGTTAAGATAACTTTCCTACATTATCCTTTCCCCTTGGTAGCTCCTTTAAGAAAGACAGAATATGTATCAATACTTTCGGCTAAGGAAATTTTAGCCACCAAGGCTTATACTATTGGACGACGTGATGAAATGAAAGATTATATTGATTTATATTGCGGTCTTAAAAAGAAAATAGCTTCTTTAAAGGAGATTATTGATTCGGCCTTAAAAAAATTCGGTTCGGAGTTTAATGACAGAATATTTTTAGAACAACTTTTGTATTTTGATGACATAGTTGAGACAGATATAATCATGTTTGATTTTAAAAAACCGACTAAAAAAGAATTGTTAAATTTCTTTTCTAAAGAGGTTAACAAACTAAAAATGAAAAATTATTAA
- a CDS encoding penicillin-binding protein 2, whose amino-acid sequence MNRFSSRRAKSLPVVESRRMTIISAGIFLLFAFLAVRLAQLQIIHHEQYSVMAQAAHSQSQIIIPERGKILLQENYYESSENVYPVAINKDFALLFAVPIFIEDLEQTSEKLFTFFKEEDVKKEVEEILRRERFGGLDAKLLELGSLPEEEREAHEIRLRAEEEALWRDSTYLEIENLRREQLFEEKKAEELEKYRQNLDKPRSQFRMVERKISLDDLKRFYSFMLSDEDNYIEPEKFEIKSGRMTMEGFFDARKPLLPQFGFHLMPQRFYPELNLGSHILGFTSYDTDEQRGRYGLEGFFDNRLFGEYGSVSSERGSGRTVIVNNRQHLRKKDGDSLVLTIDRLAQANTCRMLNESRLRHGADNGSVIVVDPKTGAILVMCGSPDFDPNTYEKTKNIQVFNNPGVFNQYEPGSVFKAITMAAALDQEKVTPASTYVDHGQIMIPGWHRPIRNSDFAQKGGHGLVDMNKVLEQSLNTGAIYAMQQVGPAVFADYVKKFGFGEKTGIELQGEGEGNIKSITGKQVTEISAATASFGQGLTVTPLQMVMSYAVIANGGKLPKPYLVKEIISAEGERFITPIPEQPRVISERTAALLNGILVNVVEKGHSKRIQTPGYYIAGKTGTAQVASASTRGYSGHYDHTFIGIVPASDPKFVILTQFSKPRSAIYAESTVVPLAKEVTDFLINHWQIKPDRPLEN is encoded by the coding sequence ATGAATCGTTTCTCTAGCCGTCGCGCTAAAAGTTTGCCCGTCGTTGAAAGTCGTCGGATGACGATTATCTCGGCGGGCATTTTTTTATTGTTCGCTTTTTTAGCAGTTCGCTTGGCTCAATTGCAGATTATACACCATGAACAATATAGTGTAATGGCGCAAGCCGCTCATAGTCAATCTCAAATTATTATCCCAGAAAGAGGTAAGATTTTGTTACAGGAAAACTATTACGAATCTTCGGAAAATGTTTATCCAGTGGCGATTAACAAAGACTTTGCCTTACTTTTTGCTGTCCCGATCTTTATTGAAGATTTGGAGCAAACCTCTGAAAAACTTTTTACATTTTTTAAAGAAGAAGATGTTAAAAAAGAGGTTGAAGAAATTTTACGTCGAGAACGCTTTGGTGGTTTAGATGCTAAATTACTGGAGCTTGGGTCTTTACCGGAAGAAGAAAGAGAGGCCCATGAAATAAGACTGCGAGCGGAAGAAGAGGCTTTGTGGAGAGATTCAACTTACCTTGAGATTGAAAACCTGAGAAGAGAACAGCTTTTTGAAGAAAAAAAAGCCGAGGAGCTTGAAAAGTATCGGCAAAATTTAGATAAACCAAGAAGTCAGTTCAGAATGGTTGAAAGAAAGATTTCTTTAGATGATCTTAAAAGATTCTATTCTTTTATGCTAAGTGATGAAGATAATTATATTGAACCGGAGAAGTTTGAAATAAAGAGTGGGCGGATGACTATGGAGGGTTTTTTTGATGCCAGAAAACCTCTTTTGCCGCAATTTGGTTTTCATCTAATGCCTCAGCGTTTCTATCCCGAGCTTAACCTTGGTTCGCATATTTTGGGCTTTACCAGTTATGATACCGACGAACAACGCGGTCGTTATGGCCTTGAAGGATTTTTTGATAACCGTCTTTTTGGGGAATATGGTTCGGTTAGTTCGGAGCGAGGTAGTGGAAGAACGGTTATTGTTAACAACCGCCAACATCTTAGGAAAAAAGACGGAGACAGTTTGGTTTTAACCATAGATCGCTTGGCGCAAGCCAATACTTGCCGGATGCTTAATGAATCTCGTTTAAGGCATGGCGCAGATAATGGTAGTGTGATTGTGGTTGACCCCAAGACCGGAGCGATTTTAGTTATGTGCGGTTCACCGGACTTTGATCCAAATACTTATGAAAAAACCAAAAATATTCAAGTCTTTAACAATCCCGGAGTTTTTAATCAGTATGAGCCTGGTTCGGTTTTTAAGGCCATTACCATGGCAGCTGCTCTTGATCAGGAAAAAGTAACGCCTGCTAGCACTTATGTTGATCATGGGCAAATTATGATTCCTGGTTGGCATCGTCCAATTCGTAACTCGGACTTTGCCCAAAAAGGGGGGCATGGGCTAGTTGATATGAATAAGGTTTTAGAGCAGTCTTTAAATACCGGGGCTATTTACGCTATGCAACAAGTTGGTCCGGCAGTTTTTGCGGATTATGTTAAGAAATTCGGTTTTGGAGAAAAGACGGGGATTGAACTCCAGGGAGAGGGAGAAGGTAATATCAAGAGTATTACCGGAAAACAAGTTACCGAGATTTCAGCCGCTACTGCCAGCTTCGGGCAAGGTTTAACGGTTACCCCTTTACAAATGGTTATGTCATATGCTGTTATCGCTAATGGCGGAAAATTACCTAAACCCTATTTGGTTAAAGAAATAATTTCTGCTGAAGGCGAACGCTTTATTACCCCAATACCAGAACAACCTAGAGTAATTAGCGAAAGAACAGCTGCTCTTTTAAATGGTATATTGGTTAACGTAGTGGAGAAAGGGCACTCAAAAAGAATCCAAACACCGGGTTATTATATTGCTGGTAAGACCGGTACGGCTCAGGTAGCTTCCGCCTCTACTCGTGGCTACAGTGGACACTATGATCATACCTTTATAGGGATTGTACCAGCCTCTGATCCTAAATTTGTTATCCTTACCCAGTTCTCTAAGCCTCGTTCGGCTATTTATGCGGAAAGCACAGTGGTACCTTTAGCTAAAGAGGTAACAGACTTCTTAATTAATCATTGGCAGATTAAGCCAGACAGGCCACTTGAAAATTAA
- the fmt gene encoding methionyl-tRNA formyltransferase, with the protein MENNKRPKKIIFAGTPAFAVPSLEALIKDSRFTVVAVITQPDMPVGRNKAIIGSPVKQCAVRHNIPILQPSSLKFIIEQIKEYEPEAIVVVAFSQLVPPSVLSIPPFGCVNLHGSLLPKYRGASVVQAPILNGDKETGVTIMVMDEKLDTGPLLSEARYVIKDNETAESLAEELSQLGAEILPDTLDNYLEKKLLPTPQPKDAPSVYVPRLVKADGLIDWNKEAIYLEKFVRGMTPWPSAWTWLKGKQLKILEADNSPLPFNLHKPGKTFLYNSCLAVQCGQDSLLVKKLQLEGKKALTAQEFVRGYNDFIGQTLG; encoded by the coding sequence ATGGAAAATAATAAGCGCCCGAAAAAAATTATCTTTGCCGGCACGCCGGCTTTTGCTGTACCTTCGCTAGAAGCTTTAATTAAAGATTCTCGTTTTACAGTAGTGGCGGTTATTACCCAACCGGATATGCCTGTTGGGAGAAATAAGGCGATTATTGGTTCACCAGTTAAACAATGCGCTGTGCGTCATAATATACCAATACTCCAACCTTCCAGCCTTAAGTTCATCATTGAACAAATAAAAGAATATGAACCAGAGGCTATAGTCGTAGTGGCTTTTTCTCAACTGGTTCCACCGTCTGTGCTTAGTATTCCGCCTTTTGGTTGTGTTAATTTACACGGCTCTCTTTTACCAAAATACCGGGGTGCCTCGGTTGTCCAAGCCCCTATTCTTAATGGAGATAAAGAAACTGGTGTAACGATTATGGTGATGGACGAAAAGCTAGATACCGGACCGTTGCTTTCTGAGGCAAGATATGTTATAAAAGATAACGAAACAGCCGAGAGTTTAGCTGAAGAACTTTCTCAGCTAGGTGCAGAAATTTTGCCAGATACTTTAGATAACTACCTTGAAAAAAAGCTTTTGCCAACACCCCAACCAAAAGACGCTCCTTCAGTCTATGTACCAAGACTAGTTAAAGCCGATGGACTTATAGACTGGAATAAAGAAGCGATTTATCTGGAGAAATTTGTCCGAGGTATGACACCTTGGCCTTCAGCCTGGACTTGGCTTAAAGGCAAACAACTAAAGATTCTTGAAGCAGATAATTCTCCTCTACCATTTAATCTCCATAAACCAGGAAAAACTTTTTTATATAACAGTTGTCTAGCAGTACAATGTGGACAAGACTCATTGTTGGTAAAAAAATTGCAATTAGAGGGTAAGAAAGCTTTAACAGCTCAAGAGTTTGTACGAGGTTATAATGACTTTATAGGACAAACTTTAGGCTAA
- the rsmH gene encoding 16S rRNA (cytosine(1402)-N(4))-methyltransferase RsmH translates to MYQHTPVLLTEVLSVLYPRPGDTVLDATLGGGGYTFALADKVGKKGKVLALDADEIAIENAKLKITENGVGNIFINHANFKDLVAICRQTFGEKVQLDCLVFDLGLSSAQLQDRDRGFSFQSAGPLDMAFGSLVPKGATERIVNRTPVPALAEIIRQYGEERFALRIARSIDKLRREEPIKDTARLVEAVAQAVPSKYKHGRIHFATRTFQALRMATNRELDNLEIALKSAWPIMAPGGRLAVVSFHSLEDRVVKNFFKQEAKDCLCSKETPDCRCGHKATLRIITKKPITASDEEIEQNPRARSAKLRAAMKL, encoded by the coding sequence ATGTACCAACATACGCCGGTTTTATTGACAGAAGTTTTGTCCGTACTTTATCCGCGACCCGGCGATACGGTTTTGGACGCCACCTTGGGTGGTGGGGGATACACTTTTGCTCTGGCTGATAAAGTCGGGAAAAAAGGCAAAGTGTTAGCCCTTGATGCGGATGAAATTGCCATTGAAAACGCCAAATTAAAAATTACCGAAAATGGCGTCGGTAATATATTTATTAATCATGCCAACTTTAAAGATCTTGTGGCAATTTGCCGCCAAACTTTCGGAGAAAAAGTTCAGCTCGATTGTCTTGTCTTTGATCTGGGTTTATCATCAGCTCAACTCCAAGACAGGGATCGCGGATTTTCTTTTCAGTCGGCTGGTCCGTTAGATATGGCTTTTGGTTCACTGGTACCAAAGGGTGCCACCGAGCGAATTGTCAACCGGACGCCCGTCCCTGCTTTGGCTGAGATAATCAGACAGTACGGGGAGGAGCGTTTTGCTCTAAGGATTGCTCGTTCCATAGATAAGTTACGCCGAGAAGAGCCGATTAAAGATACGGCTAGATTGGTTGAAGCTGTGGCCCAAGCTGTTCCGTCTAAATATAAGCACGGAAGAATCCATTTTGCCACTCGTACTTTTCAGGCTTTGCGTATGGCTACTAATCGTGAATTGGATAATCTGGAGATAGCCCTTAAAAGCGCTTGGCCGATTATGGCCCCAGGAGGTAGATTGGCGGTGGTAAGTTTCCATAGTTTGGAAGATAGAGTGGTTAAAAACTTTTTCAAACAAGAAGCCAAAGACTGTCTTTGTTCAAAAGAAACACCAGATTGTCGTTGTGGTCATAAAGCCACTTTAAGGATTATTACCAAAAAACCGATTACAGCTTCAGATGAAGAAATAGAACAAAATCCCAGAGCTAGGAGCGCTAAGCTTAGAGCGGCTATGAAGCTATAG
- the def gene encoding peptide deformylase, translated as MSILALVIHPNDILRAVSGAVPIEAIKNYRQLVLDMKETMIARRGIGLAAPQVGQNIRLIIVQTKDGPQALFNPEIKDSSEDQEWGEEGCLSIPGVFGDVERHKKIQCEYFNEFAEPKKLEAEGLMARVIQHEIDHLNGILFIDKGKNIHQN; from the coding sequence ATGTCTATTCTTGCTTTAGTTATCCATCCTAACGATATTTTAAGAGCAGTCTCCGGAGCGGTACCGATTGAGGCGATTAAGAATTATCGCCAACTGGTTCTTGATATGAAAGAAACCATGATCGCCAGAAGAGGTATCGGCTTAGCAGCCCCACAAGTGGGACAAAATATCCGCCTAATAATTGTCCAAACTAAAGATGGTCCACAGGCTCTTTTTAATCCCGAAATTAAAGATTCTTCAGAAGATCAAGAATGGGGAGAAGAAGGCTGCTTATCCATTCCGGGGGTTTTTGGAGATGTAGAAAGACATAAAAAAATTCAATGCGAATATTTTAATGAATTTGCGGAACCAAAAAAACTAGAGGCTGAAGGTTTAATGGCCAGAGTTATCCAACACGAAATAGATCATTTAAACGGTATTCTTTTTATAGACAAGGGTAAAAATATTCATCAAAACTAA
- a CDS encoding Mur ligase family protein, producing MFRFLVQKILAYLTRLVIRRYKPQIIGITGSVGKTTTKAMVACVLAARFSVRESFKNYNNEFGLPLTVLGSISGGRSIFPWLGVILKALKLLIFKDKNYPEMLVLEMGIDRPNDMDYLLSLARPHRAVITKLGSAHLEFFPSKQALHAEKIKLAKGITQDGFAFYNYDDENCRNIFANLPIRSVNYGFNEGAQVRAEALKIFLQQGEAPRGGLTFKLTADGSSVPVRINYSFAQTSVYSALAAAAVGLSYGLNAIEISKAIESCAPVPGRMHVLAGLNGSCLVDDSYNASPEAMIEGLSVTARVAEQNKSRVLAVLGDMKELGEESVSGHEAVGKKCAELKIDRLITVGEDAKIIGEAASRAGLPAKNISHFTEATVAGEEVFKEIKAGDIVFIKGSQAARLDRVAAILLADKKIAEEVLVRQGKEWW from the coding sequence ATGTTTCGTTTCTTAGTGCAAAAAATCTTGGCTTATTTGACTCGTTTGGTAATACGACGTTATAAGCCACAAATTATTGGGATAACCGGGAGCGTGGGTAAGACCACTACTAAGGCTATGGTCGCTTGTGTTTTAGCTGCGCGCTTTAGCGTTCGTGAGAGTTTTAAAAATTATAATAATGAATTCGGCTTACCCTTGACCGTACTGGGCTCCATTAGTGGTGGACGTTCAATTTTTCCTTGGTTAGGAGTTATTTTAAAAGCTCTTAAGTTATTAATCTTTAAGGATAAGAATTATCCCGAAATGTTGGTTTTGGAAATGGGTATAGATAGACCAAATGACATGGATTATCTTTTATCTCTTGCTCGTCCCCACCGCGCTGTTATTACTAAACTCGGAAGTGCTCATTTGGAATTTTTTCCTTCCAAGCAGGCCCTGCATGCGGAGAAAATAAAATTAGCTAAAGGTATTACCCAAGACGGCTTTGCTTTTTATAATTATGACGATGAAAACTGCAGAAATATTTTTGCTAATCTACCCATTAGATCGGTTAATTACGGTTTTAACGAGGGGGCTCAAGTTAGAGCTGAGGCTCTAAAAATATTTTTACAACAAGGAGAAGCTCCAAGAGGTGGTTTAACCTTTAAATTAACGGCCGATGGTTCTTCAGTACCGGTGAGAATTAATTATTCTTTTGCCCAAACTTCGGTTTATTCAGCCTTGGCAGCAGCGGCGGTTGGATTAAGCTATGGTTTAAACGCTATTGAGATTAGTAAGGCGATTGAATCTTGTGCGCCGGTACCAGGACGTATGCATGTTTTAGCCGGTTTAAATGGTAGTTGTTTAGTAGATGACTCATATAACGCTTCACCAGAGGCTATGATTGAAGGTTTGTCTGTTACAGCTCGAGTAGCTGAACAAAATAAGAGCAGAGTTTTAGCTGTCTTGGGAGATATGAAAGAGCTTGGAGAAGAGTCTGTTAGTGGCCATGAAGCGGTGGGGAAGAAATGCGCTGAATTGAAAATAGATAGACTTATTACAGTTGGAGAAGACGCTAAGATTATAGGTGAAGCGGCAAGTAGAGCCGGATTACCCGCTAAAAATATTAGTCATTTTACTGAAGCAACAGTAGCGGGGGAAGAAGTATTTAAGGAAATAAAAGCAGGGGATATTGTTTTTATTAAAGGCTCACAAGCAGCCAGACTGGACAGAGTAGCCGCTATTCTTTTAGCGGATAAAAAAATAGCCGAAGAAGTTTTGGTTAGACAAGGTAAGGAATGGTGGTAA
- the mraZ gene encoding division/cell wall cluster transcriptional repressor MraZ, whose protein sequence is MFIGEYNHTVDEKGRVAVPAKFRQLLRGGAVVTRGLDNCLVIYPKKEWKILAEKIAALPFNKTKDRQLSRFILAGAMEVDFDNQGRITVPEYLRLFAGLAKKAVVAGLYNRLEIWNESEWNKLKEQTEKQSNEIAETLGEIN, encoded by the coding sequence ATGTTTATCGGGGAATACAATCACACTGTTGACGAGAAGGGTCGGGTGGCTGTACCAGCCAAGTTCCGCCAGCTTTTACGTGGTGGAGCGGTAGTAACCAGAGGGTTAGATAACTGTTTGGTTATTTATCCGAAAAAAGAATGGAAGATTTTAGCGGAAAAGATCGCGGCTTTGCCTTTTAACAAAACCAAAGACAGACAGCTTTCCCGTTTTATCCTGGCCGGAGCCATGGAGGTTGATTTTGATAACCAGGGTAGGATTACTGTACCAGAATATTTAAGGTTGTTTGCCGGTTTAGCGAAAAAGGCGGTAGTGGCTGGTTTATATAACCGTTTGGAAATCTGGAACGAGAGTGAATGGAATAAGCTTAAAGAGCAAACCGAAAAACAGAGTAACGAAATCGCTGAAACTTTAGGCGAGATAAATTAA
- a CDS encoding prepilin-type N-terminal cleavage/methylation domain-containing protein — MDFINKPKKAFTLIELLVVIAIIGVLSTLVIVSLNNSRTSARDAKRLNDLKAMANALELYYANNNSYPQAANFSPGQPLEAGGIVYMSKVPNNPTPRTDGGCPDQEYRYINSGPSYNIVTCLGSPQGELPSGGVVFSTQGTQQLGPMDSLIAYWKFDEAAGSIAYDLSGNNRHGTLTDGAVWETGNNCLSGSCIAFNGSSSYVAIPSIPSNNNDMTLIFYAKFLSANGAFPGILGGSSTGAYNARISSSAVNLRGLAISLSPTIAINADSVIAIVREDQVNARVYNNGNLVGSRNDLDTGEIGWHNKIGGYKSSIFFHGYLDEVRLYNRALSEEEIQALSVL, encoded by the coding sequence ATGGATTTTATCAATAAGCCAAAGAAAGCCTTTACTCTTATAGAACTTTTGGTAGTTATAGCTATCATTGGTGTATTATCTACCTTAGTCATTGTTTCTTTAAATAATTCAAGAACCAGCGCCAGAGACGCTAAAAGACTAAATGATCTAAAAGCCATGGCTAATGCCCTAGAGCTATATTATGCAAATAATAACTCATATCCCCAAGCAGCTAATTTTTCTCCAGGACAGCCCTTAGAAGCTGGTGGAATAGTCTACATGAGTAAGGTACCCAATAATCCTACTCCAAGAACGGACGGAGGTTGTCCTGATCAAGAATATCGTTATATTAATTCCGGTCCTTCATATAATATCGTTACTTGTCTAGGCTCACCTCAAGGAGAGCTTCCATCTGGAGGGGTTGTTTTTTCCACCCAAGGTACTCAACAGTTAGGACCAATGGATTCTTTGATTGCTTATTGGAAATTTGATGAAGCTGCAGGTAGTATAGCCTATGATCTTTCCGGTAATAACCGTCATGGAACTTTAACTGACGGAGCTGTTTGGGAAACTGGTAATAACTGTCTTTCCGGTAGCTGTATAGCTTTTAACGGTTCTTCTTCTTATGTTGCGATTCCTAGCATACCCTCTAATAATAATGATATGACCTTAATATTTTATGCTAAATTTTTATCCGCTAATGGAGCTTTTCCAGGTATCTTAGGAGGATCGAGTACAGGAGCTTATAACGCTAGAATTTCCTCTTCAGCTGTTAACTTAAGGGGTTTAGCCATTTCTTTGTCTCCGACTATTGCCATTAACGCCGATAGCGTTATAGCTATTGTAAGAGAAGATCAAGTGAATGCTCGAGTTTATAATAACGGTAATTTAGTGGGTTCAAGAAATGATTTGGATACCGGTGAGATAGGTTGGCATAATAAAATAGGTGGTTATAAAAGCTCTATTTTTTTTCATGGTTATCTTGATGAAGTAAGATTATATAACAGAGCTTTAAGTGAAGAAGAAATCCAAGCTTTAAGCGTTTTGTAG
- a CDS encoding class III extradiol dioxygenase subunit B-like domain-containing protein encodes MALCSAALVPHSPLLAPNIGKENTAFFAATIKAMQNLSQEIKEADTIIVITPHGLRIDDQAVWNISPEFKADLSDFGDLVTDWRFNGDVSLPARFREKAEDSFLTKLLTQKGLDYASSIPLYLLNIAGTNIRVSPLSPPKRGLFEDYIKFGMVLRDLVLDENKNIALIASADLSHRLSKKSPAGYSSKAAKLDQKIIKALMEKDEETLRKITDKNLTEAGFEDYDVLLVFFGFIKETGYNLETLSYEFPFGTGHTVLKLKLDHEEKD; translated from the coding sequence ATGGCTCTTTGTTCGGCCGCGCTAGTGCCCCATAGTCCTCTTTTGGCACCCAATATTGGAAAAGAAAACACTGCTTTTTTTGCCGCTACCATTAAGGCTATGCAAAATCTTAGCCAAGAAATAAAAGAAGCGGACACAATTATCGTTATCACCCCACACGGCTTAAGAATTGATGATCAAGCGGTCTGGAATATCTCGCCTGAGTTTAAAGCCGACCTAAGTGATTTTGGAGACTTGGTAACAGACTGGCGCTTTAACGGTGATGTTTCCCTACCGGCTCGCTTTAGAGAAAAAGCCGAAGATAGTTTTCTTACCAAACTATTAACCCAAAAGGGGCTTGATTATGCTTCCTCAATTCCTCTTTACCTGTTAAATATAGCCGGTACCAATATTCGAGTATCTCCGCTCTCACCTCCCAAAAGAGGTCTTTTTGAGGACTACATTAAATTTGGCATGGTTTTAAGAGATTTAGTATTGGACGAAAATAAAAATATTGCTCTAATCGCTTCCGCTGATCTTTCACATCGTTTAAGTAAAAAAAGTCCAGCCGGCTATTCATCCAAAGCCGCCAAACTTGATCAAAAGATTATTAAGGCTCTGATGGAAAAAGATGAGGAGACTCTAAGAAAAATAACAGATAAAAACTTAACCGAAGCCGGCTTTGAAGATTATGATGTTCTATTAGTTTTCTTCGGCTTTATTAAAGAGACTGGCTACAACTTGGAAACTCTTTCATATGAATTCCCTTTTGGCACAGGGCACACAGTTTTAAAACTCAAACTTGATCACGAGGAGAAAGATTAG
- a CDS encoding 4a-hydroxytetrahydrobiopterin dehydratase — protein sequence MWQEQNNSLVQEFVFKDFKEAFVFITKVAELAEEMDHHPTWTNTYNKVMIKLCTHDQGDIITQKDRLMAEEIDKLI from the coding sequence ATGTGGCAAGAACAAAACAACTCTTTAGTTCAAGAATTTGTCTTTAAAGATTTTAAAGAAGCTTTTGTTTTTATAACCAAAGTAGCTGAATTGGCCGAAGAAATGGATCATCATCCCACCTGGACTAATACCTATAACAAAGTAATGATTAAACTTTGTACCCACGATCAGGGAGATATAATTACCCAAAAGGATAGACTTATGGCCGAGGAGATAGATAAACTTATTTAA